From Juglans regia cultivar Chandler chromosome 8, Walnut 2.0, whole genome shotgun sequence, the proteins below share one genomic window:
- the LOC118349292 gene encoding epoxide hydrolase A-like isoform X2, translating to MEKIEHTTVTTNGINMHVASIGTCPVVLFLHGFPELWYSWRHQLLYLSSLGYRCIAPDLRGYGDTDAPLSPASYTAFHIVGDLIALLDKLGIEQVFLVGHDWGAMIAWYFCWFRLDRIKVVINLSVPFFPRNPTLDLAEGFRASFGDDYYFLRFQEPGEAEEDFACVDTSILMKKFFSIFGPNPPMIPKEVGVRGLPTPDALPSWLSEEDINYYATKFKQTGFTGGLNYYRNVSINWKLTAPWTGLQIKVPAKFIVGDQDIVYNIPGVKEYISGGGFKRDVPCLEDVVVMEGVSHFINQEKADEVSAHIYEFINKF from the exons ATGGAGAAAATAGAGCACACGACAGTCACCACCAATGGCATAAACATGCACGTGGCATCGATAGGGACATGCCCGGTGGTGCTCTTCCTCCATGGCTTCCCTGAGCTCTGGTACTCGTGGCGACACCAGCTTCTCTACCTCTCCTCCCTCGGCTACCGCTGCATTGCCCCCGACCTTCGCGGCTATGGTGACACCGACGCCCCACTCTCTCCTGCCTCTTACACAGCTTTCCACATCGTCGGAGACCTCATCGCCCTTCTTGACAAGCTTGGCATCGAGCAGGTCTTCTTGGTCGGCCATGACTGGGGAGCTATGATTGCCTGGTACTTCTGTTGGTTCAGGCTGGATAGAATCAAAGTTGTGATCAACCTGAGCGTGCCATTTTTTCCCAGGAACCCGACGTTAGATTTAGCGGAAGGCTTCAGGGCTTCGTTTGGTGATGATTATTACTTTTTGAGGTTTCAG GAACCTGGAGAAGCTGAAGAAGATTTTGCTTGTGTCGATACCTCAATACTAATGAAgaaattcttttctatttttggtccAAATCCTCCGATGATACCTAAAGAAGTGGGAGTTAGAGGATTGCCAACACCAGATGCATTGCCTTCTTGGTTGTCAGAAgaagatattaattattatgcCACCAAATTTAAGCAGACAGGTTTCACCGGAGGATTGAACTATTACCGA AATGTCTCTATCAATT GGAAGC tcACAGCACCATGGACGGGACTACAAATCAAAGTGCCAGCCAAGTTCATAGTGGGAGACCAAGATATCGTCTACAACATCCCAGGTGTCAAGGAATATATAAGCGGCGGCGGTTTCAAGAGAGATGTGCCATGTTTGGAAGACGTAGTTGTGATGGAAGGAgtatctcatttcatcaatCAAGAAAAGGCAGATGAGGTTAGCGCACACATATATGAATTTATCAACAAGTTCTGA
- the LOC118349292 gene encoding epoxide hydrolase A-like isoform X1, producing MEKIEHTTVTTNGINMHVASIGTCPVVLFLHGFPELWYSWRHQLLYLSSLGYRCIAPDLRGYGDTDAPLSPASYTAFHIVGDLIALLDKLGIEQVFLVGHDWGAMIAWYFCWFRLDRIKVVINLSVPFFPRNPTLDLAEGFRASFGDDYYFLRFQEPGEAEEDFACVDTSILMKKFFSIFGPNPPMIPKEVGVRGLPTPDALPSWLSEEDINYYATKFKQTGFTGGLNYYRVSHLNWELTAPWTGLQIKVPAKFIVGDQDIVYNIPGVKEYISGGGFKRDVPCLEDVVVMEGVSHFINQEKADEVSAHIYEFINKF from the exons ATGGAGAAAATAGAGCACACGACAGTCACCACCAATGGCATAAACATGCACGTGGCATCGATAGGGACATGCCCGGTGGTGCTCTTCCTCCATGGCTTCCCTGAGCTCTGGTACTCGTGGCGACACCAGCTTCTCTACCTCTCCTCCCTCGGCTACCGCTGCATTGCCCCCGACCTTCGCGGCTATGGTGACACCGACGCCCCACTCTCTCCTGCCTCTTACACAGCTTTCCACATCGTCGGAGACCTCATCGCCCTTCTTGACAAGCTTGGCATCGAGCAGGTCTTCTTGGTCGGCCATGACTGGGGAGCTATGATTGCCTGGTACTTCTGTTGGTTCAGGCTGGATAGAATCAAAGTTGTGATCAACCTGAGCGTGCCATTTTTTCCCAGGAACCCGACGTTAGATTTAGCGGAAGGCTTCAGGGCTTCGTTTGGTGATGATTATTACTTTTTGAGGTTTCAG GAACCTGGAGAAGCTGAAGAAGATTTTGCTTGTGTCGATACCTCAATACTAATGAAgaaattcttttctatttttggtccAAATCCTCCGATGATACCTAAAGAAGTGGGAGTTAGAGGATTGCCAACACCAGATGCATTGCCTTCTTGGTTGTCAGAAgaagatattaattattatgcCACCAAATTTAAGCAGACAGGTTTCACCGGAGGATTGAACTATTACCGAGTTAGCCACCT AAACTGGGA actcACAGCACCATGGACGGGACTACAAATCAAAGTGCCAGCCAAGTTCATAGTGGGAGACCAAGATATCGTCTACAACATCCCAGGTGTCAAGGAATATATAAGCGGCGGCGGTTTCAAGAGAGATGTGCCATGTTTGGAAGACGTAGTTGTGATGGAAGGAgtatctcatttcatcaatCAAGAAAAGGCAGATGAGGTTAGCGCACACATATATGAATTTATCAACAAGTTCTGA
- the LOC108980661 gene encoding 60S ribosomal protein L18-2-like: MGIDLVAGGKSKKSKRTAPKSDDIYLKLLVKLYRFLVRRTGSCFNAVILKRLFMSKVNKPPMSLSRLIRFMKGKENKIAVIVGTVTDDIRVYEVPALKVTALRFTETARARIEKAGGECLTFDQLTLRAPLGQNTVLLRGPKNAREAVKHFGPAPGVPHSHSKPYIRSKGRKFERARGKRNSKGFRV; the protein is encoded by the exons ATG GGTATCGATTTGGTCGCAGGTGGCAAGAGCAAGAAGTCCAAGCGAACTGCCCCCAAATCCGACGATATCTACCTCAAGCTCCTCGTCAAg TTGTACCGGTTTCTGGTGCGGAGGACGGGGAGCTGTTTCAATGCGGTTATACTGAAGAGGCTCTTCATGAGCAAGGTCAACAAGCCGCCTATGTCTCTCTCCAGGTTGATTCGTTTCATGAAGGGCAAg GAGAATAAGATTGCTGTGATTGTTGGGACGGTGACTGATGACATTCGCGTGTATGAAGTCCCTGCCCTTAAAGTAACTGCCCTGAGGTTCACAGAGACTGCCAGAGCTAGGATTGAGAAGGCTGGTGGGGAATGCTTGACATTTGACCAGCTGACTCTTAGAGCTCCTCTTGGGCAGAACACG GTTCTCCTCAGAGGTCCAAAGAATGCTCGGGAAGCTGTCAAGCATTTTGGACCAGCCCCAGGTGTGCCACACAGCCACTCAAAACCTTATATACGGTCAAAAGGAAGGAAATTTGAGCGGGCTAGAGGAAAAAGGAACAGCAAAGGTTTCAGAGTTTGA
- the LOC108980660 gene encoding exocyst complex component SEC15B-like, protein MHSTKSRRKVAPNGASAAVDNGADSADKLEQLLLSSAICNNEDLGPFIRKAFLSGKPETLLLHLRHFARSKESEIEEVCKAHYQDFILAVDDLKSLLSDVDSLKSSLSDSNSRLQSVAGPLLSSLDAFLESRTVSQNVNLALESLANCSRLIEVCSRSNYHLSNNNLYMALKCLDSIETEFLDKTPSSTLKRMLEKKIPEIRAHIERKVSKEFGDWLVEIRVVSRNLGQLAIGQASSARQREEDLRIKQRQAEEQSRLSLRDCVYALQEEDDDEDDHNAPSNDSNSSFDLTPLYRAYHIHQTLGLEDRFKQYYFENRKLQLTSDFQVSSMTPFLESHQTFFAQIAGFFIVEDRILRTGGGLISKLEVENLWETAVSKMCSVLEDQFSRMQTANHLLLIKDYVSLLGVTLRRYGYPVDSLLDVLSKHRDKYHELLLSDCRRQISEALAADKFEQMLMKKEYEYSMNVLSFQLQTSDIVPAFPYVSPFSSTVPDCCRIVRSFVEDSVSFMSYGGQLDFYDVVKKYLDRLLSEVLDEDLSKLINTSVHGVSQAMQMAANMAVMERACDFFFRHAAQLSGIPLRMAERGRRQFPLSRARDVAEDMLSGLLKAKVDGFMTLIENVNWMADEPPQSGNEYLNEVIIYLETLVSTAQQILPAQVLKRVLQDVLSHISERIVGELYGDSVKRFNVNAIMGIDVDIRLLESFADNQAPIFSDGDANQLKMALAESRQLINLLLSNHPENFLNPVIREKSYNTLDYKKVVTISEKLRDSSDRLFGTFGTRGAKQNPKKKSLDALIKRLREVS, encoded by the coding sequence ATGCACTCGACGAAGTCACGCCGGAAAGTGGCTCCGAACGGAGCTTCAGCCGCCGTAGATAACGGCGCAGACTCGGCAGACAAGCTGGAACAGCTCCTTCTCTCCTCGGCCATCTGCAACAACGAAGACTTGGGCCCGTTCATCCGCAAAGCGTTCTTGTCGGGGAAGCCCGAGACGCTGCTCCTCCACCTCCGCCACTTCGCCCGATCTAAAGAGTCCGAAATCGAGGAGGTCTGTAAGGCCCACTACCAGGACTTCATCCTCGCCGTGGATGACCTCAAGTCACTCCTCTCCGACGTCGATTCTCTCAAGTCCTCCctctccgactccaactccagGCTGCAGTCCGTCGCCGGCCCACTCCTCTCCTCCCTCGATGCCTTCCTTGAGTCTCGCACGGTTTCTCAAAATGTCAATCTTGCCCTCGAATCGCTCGCCAACTGTAGCCGTCTGATCGAGGTCTGTTCCCGATCCAACTACCACTTGTCCAACAACAACCTCTACATGGCGTTGAAGTGCTTGGACTCCATTGAGACCGAGTTCCTCGACAAAACGCCGTCTTCCACGCTGAAGAGGATGCTGGAAAAGAAAATCCCGGAGATTCGAGCGCACATAGAGAGGAAAGTGAGCAAAGAGTTTGGCGATTGGCTGGTGGAGATCCGGGTCGTGAGCCGCAACCTCGGCCAATTAGCTATCGGCCAAGCCTCCTCGGCGCGCCAGCGCGAAGAGGATCTCCGAATCAAGCAACGTCAAGCCGAGGAGCAGAGCCGGCTCAGTCTTCGCGACTGTGTTTATGCTCTGCAGGAAGAGGACGACGACGAAGATGATCACAACGCACCGAGCAATGACAGTAACAGCAGCTTCGATTTGACTCCTCTATACAGAGCTTATCACATACACCAAACCCTAGGTCTTGAGGACCGGTTCAAGCAATACTACTTCGAGAACCGGAAGCTCCAATTGACGTCGGACTTTCAGGTATCTTCTATGACTCCGTTTCTAGAATCCCATCAAACATTTTTCGCGCAGATCGCCGGGTTTTTCATTGTTGAAGACCGGATTTTGAGGACTGGTGGGGGTTTGATTTCGAAATTGGAGGTCGAGAACTTGTGGGAGACAGCCGTGAGTAAAATGTGTTCCGTCTTAGAGGACCAGTTTTCTAGGATGCAGACTGCGAACCATTTATTGTTGATTAAGGACTATGTGAGCTTGTTGGGAGTGACTTTGAGGAGGTATGGGTACCCGGTGGATTCCTTGTTGGATGTCTTGAGCAAACATAGGGATAAATACCATGAGCTTTTGTTGTCGGATTGCCGGAGACAGATtagtgaagccctcgcggccgATAAGTTTGAGCAGATGCTAATGAAGAAGGAGTACGAGTATTCTATGAATGTGCTTTCCTTTCAGCTACAAACGTCGGATATTGTGCCGGCCTTTCCTTATGTGTCACCCTTTTCATCTACGGTGCCGGACTGTTGTCGAATTGTGAGGTCCTTTGTGGAGGATTCCGTGAGTTTCATGTCCTATGGTGGGCAGTTGGATTTTTATGATGTGGTTAAGAAGTATTTAGATAGGCTGTTGAGTGAGGTTCTGGATGAGGATTTATCGAAGCTTATCAATACATCTGTGCATGGGGTTTCACAGGCTATGCAGATGGCTGCCAACATGGCTGTCATGGAGCGTGCTTGTGATTTCTTCTTTCGACATGCGGCACAGCTCTCGGGGATTCCCTTGAGAATGGCTGAGAGGGGCAGGAGACAGTTTCCATTGAGTAGAGCCCGTGATGTGGCAGAAGATATGCTCTCTGGGTTGCTGAAAGCCAAGGTTGATGGTTTCATGACACTAATTGAGAATGTGAACTGGATGGCTGATGAGCCTCCACAGAGTGGgaacgaatatttaaatgaggttattatatatttggaaaCTCTGGTTTCAACTGCTCAGCAGATATTGCCGGCTCAGGTCCTCAAAAGGGTTTTACAAGATGTTCTTTCTCACATCTCTGAGAGGATTGTTGGAGAATTATATGGTGACTCAGTTAAGAGGTTTAATGTAAATGCGATAATGGGGATTGATGTTGATATCCGGTTGTTAGAATCGTTTGCGGACAATCAAGCTCCAATTTTCTCTGATGGGGATGCAAATCAATTGAAAATGGCGCTTGCTGAGTCGAGGCAACTGATTAATTTGCTCTTGAGCAATCATCCAGAGAATTTTCTGAATCCAGTAATCAGAGAGAAGAGTTACAATACTTTGGACTACAAGAAAGTCGTAACAATTTCAGAAAAGCTGAGGGATTCTTCAGATCGGCTATTTGGAACCTTTGGGACACGGGGAGCCAAGCAGAACCCGAAAAAGAAGTCCCTGGACGCTTTGATTAAAAGACTTAGGGAAGTTAGCTGA
- the LOC108980659 gene encoding uncharacterized protein LOC108980659: MKPMSPIVTILCLILFFLLSFATPSPSHDSLTAYQVVEEYDFPVGILPKGVLGYELDNSTGKFSVYLNGSCTFSIDSYELKYKSTVTGVIANDKISSLSGIKVKVLFLWLSIVSVTRDDDELAFSVGIASADFPVSNFTESPTCGCGFDCVTSGEGIRKINKPLISDLLYSS, encoded by the coding sequence ATGAAACCCATGTCTCCCATCGTTACTATTCTGTGCCTAATCCTCTTCTTTCTCCTCTCCTTTGCAACCCCATCTCCATCTCATGACTCCCTCACTGCGTACCAAGTTGTTGAAGAATATGACTTCCCGGTGGGCATTCTTCCCAAGGGCGTCTTAGGCTACGAACTGGATAATTCCACGGGTAAATTCTCTGTGTATCTGAATGGCTCTTGCACTTTTTCCATTGATTCTTACGAGTTGAAGTACAAGTCCACCGTCACGGGTGTCATAGCCAATGACAAGATCTCCAGTTTGAGTGGCATCAAAGTCAAGGTGCTCTTCCTATGGCTCAGCATTGTGAGCGTCACTCGGGACGACGATGAGCTGGCATTCTCCGTTGGGATCGCCTCGGCGGATTTTCCGGTCAGTAATTTCACTGAGAGCCCAACCTGTGGATGTGGCTTTGATTGTGTGACGAGTGGTGAAGGAATTAGGAAGATTAATAAGCCCCTGATTAGTGATCTTCTGTACTCTTCCTAA